In a single window of the Luteolibacter sp. Y139 genome:
- a CDS encoding prepilin peptidase, with protein MLLLRLNAATLIEIFPSLAHPVWYVPAFLIGACIGSFLNVVIYRVPIGLSVNEPKRSFCPKCKADIPMRLNIPLISWLWLRGKCANCRAPIAFRYFGVELLTAVLFAAIWWFLQTSVPLGLFLKPELGALLPLWIMAGLFVAIAFIDIEHLIIPTSFTTAISIVGLGAAALWPRLPDLSGWASLDPLLADGLKQSVLGWIIGFCGLWCMVLLGKLAFGKKKMEFAEPVAWKLIEPENDVDPIFFEMNDEKTAWWDIFYRKTDRLILTATEVIANGESHGAGEVTIREQSVELPGGTVIPLDELKSLEGKGTRAVIPREAMGMGDVHLMGAIGAFFGWAGVFFSLFSASLFAIVAAVLGRIGFGKQLPFGPFLILGALTWMFGGWKLAEWYFSRFTIGH; from the coding sequence ATGCTTTTGTTGCGATTGAATGCCGCCACCTTGATCGAGATTTTCCCATCCTTGGCCCATCCCGTCTGGTACGTGCCGGCCTTCCTGATCGGCGCCTGCATCGGGTCGTTCCTGAACGTGGTCATTTATCGCGTGCCCATCGGGTTGTCGGTAAATGAGCCGAAGCGCTCCTTCTGTCCGAAGTGCAAGGCGGACATCCCGATGCGCCTGAACATCCCGCTGATCAGCTGGCTGTGGCTGCGCGGGAAATGTGCGAACTGCCGGGCTCCGATCGCCTTCCGCTACTTTGGGGTGGAACTGCTGACGGCGGTGCTCTTCGCGGCGATCTGGTGGTTTCTCCAGACCTCGGTGCCGCTCGGTCTCTTCCTCAAGCCGGAGCTCGGCGCACTGCTGCCGCTGTGGATCATGGCCGGCTTGTTCGTGGCGATTGCCTTCATCGATATCGAGCACCTGATCATCCCGACCTCGTTCACCACGGCGATTTCGATCGTGGGCTTGGGCGCGGCGGCACTGTGGCCCCGGTTGCCGGATCTCTCCGGCTGGGCCAGCCTCGATCCGTTGTTGGCCGATGGCTTGAAGCAGTCCGTGCTCGGCTGGATCATCGGCTTCTGCGGCCTTTGGTGCATGGTGCTGTTAGGAAAGCTCGCCTTCGGGAAGAAGAAGATGGAATTCGCCGAGCCGGTCGCATGGAAGCTGATCGAGCCGGAGAACGACGTGGACCCGATCTTCTTCGAGATGAATGACGAGAAGACCGCATGGTGGGACATCTTTTACCGCAAGACCGACCGGCTGATCCTCACCGCGACGGAAGTCATTGCCAATGGCGAGAGCCATGGAGCTGGCGAAGTGACGATCCGGGAACAGAGCGTGGAACTGCCCGGGGGAACGGTGATCCCGCTGGATGAGCTGAAGTCGCTGGAAGGAAAGGGAACCCGCGCCGTGATCCCTCGCGAGGCGATGGGAATGGGCGACGTGCACCTCATGGGAGCCATCGGCGCCTTCTTCGGTTGGGCCGGTGTTTTCTTCAGCCTCTTCTCGGCGTCCCTCTTTGCGATCGTGGCCGCGGTCTTGGGTCGGATCGGTTTTGGCAAGCAGCTTCCTTTTGGCCCCTTCCTGATCCTTGGCGCACTGACCTGGATGTTCGGCGGATGGAAGCTCGCCGAATGGTATTTTAGCAGGTTCACGATCGGCCACTAA
- a CDS encoding sulfite exporter TauE/SafE family protein: MDLTLAGALVAGLATSLHCAGMCGPLACGVGMMAKSESERMTAASAYHAGRLFAYSTIGALCGALGKEPLGWFFHSPAVLLPWALVAALLLLATGLEKKIPRPAFLMRFIARLRFRTMKLPVIAGAGLTGLFTPFLPCGPLYAVFLALLASGSAARGAEVALAFGLGTVPLLWVVQHQFQRLRKKLTPTGMARIQRGLALVTALVLAWRLHDTLPVRTPEVVQEKELPSCCH; the protein is encoded by the coding sequence ATGGACTTGACGCTCGCCGGAGCCCTCGTGGCCGGACTAGCCACCAGCTTGCACTGCGCTGGCATGTGCGGTCCGCTGGCGTGCGGAGTCGGCATGATGGCGAAAAGCGAGAGCGAGCGCATGACCGCGGCTTCGGCCTACCACGCGGGACGGCTTTTCGCTTACAGCACGATTGGCGCATTGTGCGGGGCACTGGGAAAAGAGCCGCTCGGCTGGTTCTTCCATTCGCCGGCGGTGCTGCTGCCGTGGGCACTGGTGGCAGCGCTGCTGCTGTTAGCCACGGGCTTGGAGAAGAAGATCCCACGCCCCGCCTTCCTGATGCGCTTCATCGCGAGGCTGCGTTTCAGGACGATGAAGCTGCCGGTGATTGCCGGCGCGGGATTGACTGGCCTCTTCACGCCATTCCTTCCCTGTGGGCCGCTGTATGCGGTCTTCCTCGCGTTGCTTGCCTCGGGATCCGCGGCGCGTGGCGCGGAGGTGGCGCTCGCCTTCGGCCTCGGCACGGTGCCGCTGCTGTGGGTGGTGCAGCATCAATTCCAGCGACTGCGGAAGAAGCTCACGCCCACCGGCATGGCTCGCATCCAGCGCGGACTGGCCCTGGTCACCGCTCTGGTGCTGGCGTGGCGCTTGCACGATACGCTTCCGGTCCGAACCCCGGAGGTAGTGCAGGAAAAGGAACTGCCATCGTGCTGCCACTGA
- the ccoG gene encoding cytochrome c oxidase accessory protein CcoG: protein MSSPVQKRPNLDSVTTINQDGSRFFLHTADVSGKWTTARRIFGAFLIAIYIALPWIPINGNPALFFDVEQRRFHVFGLTLVPQDLWVMFFGVTGLGFTLFFVTALLGRLWCGWACPYTVFLDHVFRRIERWTEGDAVARRKLDAASWSAGKIARRGTKHLLYAICSALIAHVFLSYFVSIPRLYEHMHEGPLAHATSFGIVIFLTASLWFCFGWFREQFCVIMCPYGRLQSALTDDDTVNVGYDEKRGEPRGSKGKVTGDCIDCRRCVNVCPTGIDIRNGLQLECIGCAACIDACDDIMTKIGRPKGLVRYDSLNGLTGKKRRLIRPRVIAYTILGALGLIAFAIAGWRQARPFTADFTRMRGQPFYTDATAVRNHYQVRFYNKRNQPARFTLHLSNAPEGYTLSGADTSIEVPPGGEITRPAIVVAPTTAYRGAADLEIEIHAEPGDVVLRHQMRFLGPEPSTPQP, encoded by the coding sequence ATGTCTTCCCCGGTCCAGAAGCGTCCGAACCTCGATTCCGTCACCACGATCAATCAGGATGGATCGCGCTTTTTCCTGCACACTGCGGACGTGTCGGGAAAGTGGACCACCGCGCGGCGGATCTTCGGCGCTTTCTTGATCGCCATCTACATCGCGCTGCCGTGGATTCCCATCAATGGCAACCCGGCCCTGTTCTTCGATGTCGAACAGCGCCGCTTCCACGTCTTCGGCCTGACGCTGGTCCCGCAGGACCTGTGGGTGATGTTCTTCGGCGTCACGGGACTGGGCTTCACGCTGTTCTTCGTGACTGCATTGTTAGGCCGGCTGTGGTGCGGCTGGGCTTGCCCCTACACCGTCTTCCTTGACCACGTCTTCCGCCGCATCGAGCGCTGGACCGAGGGCGATGCGGTCGCGCGCCGCAAGCTGGATGCCGCGTCGTGGAGCGCTGGGAAAATCGCCCGGCGCGGGACGAAGCACCTGCTCTACGCGATCTGCTCCGCGCTGATCGCCCACGTCTTCCTCTCCTACTTCGTCTCGATCCCGCGGCTCTACGAGCACATGCATGAGGGACCGTTGGCGCACGCGACTTCGTTTGGCATCGTCATCTTCCTCACCGCATCGTTGTGGTTCTGCTTCGGGTGGTTCCGTGAGCAGTTCTGCGTGATCATGTGCCCCTACGGCCGCTTGCAGAGTGCGCTGACCGATGACGACACGGTGAACGTCGGTTACGATGAAAAGCGCGGCGAGCCCCGTGGTTCCAAGGGCAAGGTGACGGGCGACTGCATCGATTGCCGGCGTTGCGTGAATGTCTGTCCGACCGGCATCGATATCCGCAATGGCCTGCAGCTCGAGTGCATCGGCTGCGCCGCCTGCATCGACGCATGCGACGACATCATGACGAAGATCGGCCGGCCGAAAGGACTGGTCCGCTACGATTCGTTGAATGGCCTCACCGGGAAGAAGCGCCGCCTCATCCGCCCGCGCGTGATTGCCTACACCATTCTGGGAGCGCTGGGGCTGATCGCCTTCGCGATCGCGGGCTGGAGACAAGCGCGGCCCTTCACTGCCGACTTCACCCGCATGCGCGGCCAACCCTTCTACACCGATGCCACGGCGGTGCGAAACCACTACCAGGTCCGCTTCTACAACAAGCGCAACCAGCCCGCTCGTTTCACGCTGCATCTCTCCAACGCGCCGGAAGGCTACACGCTGAGCGGCGCCGATACCTCCATCGAGGTACCGCCGGGCGGAGAGATCACCCGCCCCGCCATCGTAGTGGCTCCCACGACAGCTTATCGCGGAGCCGCCGACCTCGAAATCGAAATCCATGCAGAGCCGGGTGACGTGGTGCTGCGTCACCAGATGCGTTTCCTCGGCCCCGAGCCTTCCACTCCTCAACCCTGA
- a CDS encoding cbb3-type cytochrome c oxidase N-terminal domain-containing protein encodes MNPDDEIKRGDYAKEKGEVILREHEYDGIQEFDQKLPNWWLFTFYGGIVWFVAYWVLYYHTAVYKTDQQHIIAEVTALQEKKDKELAATLASLDDATLISKWSTDPSIVTSGEATFSINCVACHAADLSATMNVGGNKIPLPGLPLTDGQWKYGAKPMDIFNLINKGTPADSPGNNGAKMQAWGQMLTPKQIAELTAFLISRNPKDFGG; translated from the coding sequence ATGAATCCCGACGACGAGATCAAACGCGGCGACTACGCCAAGGAGAAGGGCGAGGTCATCCTGCGCGAGCACGAGTACGACGGCATCCAGGAATTCGACCAGAAGCTGCCGAACTGGTGGCTCTTCACTTTCTACGGTGGCATCGTGTGGTTCGTTGCTTACTGGGTGCTCTACTACCACACGGCTGTCTACAAGACGGACCAGCAGCACATCATCGCGGAGGTCACCGCGCTTCAGGAAAAGAAGGACAAGGAGCTTGCTGCCACGCTAGCATCGCTCGATGACGCCACGCTGATCTCGAAGTGGTCCACCGATCCGTCGATCGTGACATCGGGAGAAGCGACGTTCTCGATCAATTGCGTCGCCTGCCACGCCGCCGACTTGAGCGCTACCATGAACGTGGGCGGCAACAAGATCCCGCTGCCCGGCCTGCCCCTCACCGACGGCCAGTGGAAGTATGGCGCGAAGCCGATGGACATCTTCAACCTGATCAACAAGGGCACGCCAGCCGACTCCCCCGGCAACAATGGCGCGAAGATGCAGGCCTGGGGACAGATGCTCACGCCGAAACAGATCGCCGAGCTGACGGCGTTCCTGATTTCGAGGAATCCGAAGGACTTCGGCGGCTGA
- the ccoN gene encoding cytochrome-c oxidase, cbb3-type subunit I, which yields MNTATAKTTTITYDDRTVRQFMIASIVWGIVGMLVGVICATQLSWWQMNGKFIETITGGLFKGEGLQYITFGRLRPLHTNAVIFAFVGNMAFAGIYYSTQRLCKTRTASDLLSKIHMWGWQLIIVAAAITLPAGLTRGKEYAELIWPINIAVALVWVIFGINFFWTLAKRNEPSLYVALWFYIATIVTVAMLYIVNHLSIPTSWIHSYPIFGGLQDGLVQWWYGHNAVAFFLTTPILGIMYYFLPKAANRPVYSYRLSIVHFWSLVFIYIWAGPHHLLNTSLPRWLQMLGMLFSLMLWAPSWGGMLNGLLTLRGAWAKLRTDPVIKFFAAGITFYGMATFEGPLLSIRAVNALSHYTDWGIGHVHSGALGWNGFMAAGMFYWLAPRLWKTKLWSSSLANMHFWVGLVGILLYVTAMWTAGITQGLMLGEVAEGGTTLKYEFVETLKAIQLPYILRSFGGGLYLLGFFFCALNIFMTARSGKATDDTVEVAVPEKTYDRLRFGEALFSDPVAYCVAALAMMILWFFLPPHADKAALLATILLVIKAVRVFKAKGGAWDQWHESLLRNYLPFTLLTFIAVAIGGSVQIVPSLLVNREKNIEGRLQELYTPLELAGRDLYVSEGCYNCHSQMIRTLMPDVMRYGRAGVKDDFSHLGESLYDYPYQWGSKRTGPDLAREGGNFVQGSDKVRSGKRDNKWHWFHFMNPRWANDDSNMPPYPWLYEQKTDFKSLPNKIAVQRQLGVPFPAWTKDEIDQQAREQGMAIARSLFEGSSPVGYEPMKGASTEELVRHFSESQVVALIAYVQKLGTYHEIHKDGPPAAVPLDPDSYRNVTDKTKAFGKGETSANP from the coding sequence ATGAACACCGCGACCGCCAAGACCACCACTATCACCTACGACGACCGCACGGTGCGGCAGTTCATGATCGCCTCCATCGTGTGGGGCATCGTGGGTATGCTCGTCGGCGTGATCTGCGCCACCCAGCTCTCGTGGTGGCAGATGAACGGCAAGTTCATCGAGACCATCACCGGCGGTTTGTTCAAAGGCGAGGGCCTGCAATACATCACCTTCGGCCGTTTGCGACCACTGCACACGAATGCGGTGATCTTCGCCTTCGTCGGCAACATGGCCTTCGCGGGCATCTACTATTCCACCCAGCGATTGTGCAAGACGCGCACGGCCTCGGATCTCCTTTCCAAGATCCATATGTGGGGCTGGCAGCTCATCATCGTGGCGGCAGCGATCACCCTACCGGCAGGTCTCACCCGCGGGAAGGAATACGCCGAGCTGATCTGGCCGATCAATATCGCGGTCGCACTGGTCTGGGTGATCTTCGGGATCAACTTTTTCTGGACGCTGGCCAAGCGCAATGAGCCGAGCCTCTACGTCGCGCTGTGGTTTTACATCGCCACCATCGTGACGGTCGCGATGCTCTATATCGTCAATCACCTCTCGATCCCGACTTCGTGGATCCACTCATACCCGATCTTCGGCGGCCTGCAGGATGGCCTGGTGCAGTGGTGGTATGGCCACAACGCCGTCGCCTTCTTCCTGACGACCCCGATCCTCGGGATCATGTATTACTTCCTGCCAAAGGCAGCGAACCGGCCGGTCTATAGCTATCGTCTCTCAATCGTTCACTTCTGGTCGCTGGTCTTCATCTACATCTGGGCCGGGCCTCACCACCTGCTGAATACCTCGCTGCCGCGCTGGCTGCAGATGCTTGGCATGCTCTTCTCGCTGATGCTGTGGGCTCCCTCGTGGGGTGGCATGTTGAATGGCCTGCTCACCTTGCGCGGCGCATGGGCGAAGCTGCGCACCGATCCGGTGATCAAGTTTTTCGCCGCCGGGATCACCTTCTACGGCATGGCCACGTTTGAAGGACCGCTGCTTTCGATCCGCGCGGTGAATGCACTCTCGCACTACACCGACTGGGGCATCGGTCACGTCCACTCCGGTGCGCTCGGCTGGAATGGCTTCATGGCCGCCGGCATGTTCTACTGGCTGGCTCCGCGACTGTGGAAAACCAAACTGTGGTCGAGTTCGCTCGCCAACATGCACTTCTGGGTCGGGCTCGTCGGCATCCTGCTCTACGTGACGGCGATGTGGACGGCCGGCATCACGCAGGGGCTGATGCTTGGCGAAGTCGCAGAAGGCGGCACCACGCTGAAGTATGAGTTCGTGGAAACGCTCAAGGCGATCCAGCTCCCCTACATCCTGCGCTCCTTCGGCGGCGGACTCTACCTGCTCGGCTTCTTCTTCTGCGCGCTGAATATCTTCATGACCGCCCGCTCGGGCAAGGCGACCGATGACACGGTGGAAGTCGCCGTGCCGGAGAAGACCTACGATCGCCTGCGCTTCGGAGAAGCCCTCTTCAGCGATCCGGTCGCCTACTGCGTGGCCGCGCTCGCGATGATGATCCTGTGGTTCTTCCTGCCGCCGCATGCCGACAAGGCCGCGCTGCTAGCCACGATCCTGCTGGTGATCAAGGCCGTCCGCGTCTTCAAGGCCAAGGGCGGTGCCTGGGACCAGTGGCACGAAAGCCTGCTGCGGAACTACCTGCCCTTCACCTTGCTCACTTTCATCGCCGTGGCCATCGGCGGCAGCGTCCAGATCGTCCCGTCGCTGCTGGTAAACCGCGAGAAGAACATCGAAGGGCGCTTACAGGAACTCTACACACCACTCGAGCTCGCCGGCCGCGATCTCTACGTCAGCGAGGGCTGCTACAACTGCCACTCGCAAATGATCCGCACGCTGATGCCGGATGTGATGCGCTACGGCCGTGCCGGCGTGAAGGACGACTTCTCGCACCTCGGCGAGTCGCTTTACGATTACCCGTATCAATGGGGCTCCAAGCGCACGGGGCCCGACCTCGCCCGTGAGGGCGGCAACTTCGTCCAGGGCTCGGACAAGGTCCGCTCCGGCAAGCGCGACAACAAGTGGCACTGGTTCCACTTCATGAACCCGCGTTGGGCGAATGACGACTCGAACATGCCCCCTTACCCATGGCTCTACGAGCAGAAGACCGACTTCAAATCGCTGCCGAACAAGATCGCCGTCCAACGCCAACTCGGTGTCCCCTTCCCGGCATGGACGAAGGATGAGATCGACCAGCAGGCCCGCGAACAAGGCATGGCCATCGCCCGCTCGCTCTTCGAAGGATCTTCACCCGTCGGCTACGAGCCGATGAAGGGCGCGAGCACCGAGGAACTGGTCCGCCATTTCTCGGAAAGCCAAGTCGTCGCGCTGATCGCCTACGTCCAGAAGCTCGGCACCTACCACGAGATCCACAAGGACGGCCCGCCCGCGGCAGTGCCGCTCGATCCGGACAGCTACCGCAACGTCACCGACAAGACCAAGGCCTTTGGCAAGGGCGAAACCTCCGCCAACCCGTGA
- the lpxA gene encoding acyl-ACP--UDP-N-acetylglucosamine O-acyltransferase, which produces MQRKKRSPSRAGSFGIPPVIHPTAIISPEAKLGANVRVGPYCVIEAGVELGDGCVLHSHVVLGGPSRIGKDNEFFPFAVIGGKTQDLKYEGEPTYLEIGDRNVFRENTTVHRGTHAHTPTRIGSDNLFLCYSHVAHDCQLGNHIILSNNGTLAGHVEVADHAIVSGLAAIHQFCRIGCHSIIGGCAKIVQDVPPYMIVDGNPGATRGLNLVGLQRRGFSEDDIKALKKAYKKLFLKKDGNLANLLSSLKADRPANSEPVKHLIEFIERSQRGISR; this is translated from the coding sequence ATGCAGCGCAAAAAACGTTCGCCATCCCGCGCCGGGTCGTTCGGAATCCCGCCTGTGATCCATCCGACGGCGATCATTTCCCCGGAAGCCAAGCTCGGCGCGAACGTTCGCGTCGGGCCCTACTGCGTCATCGAGGCCGGAGTCGAACTCGGCGACGGCTGCGTGCTCCACTCCCACGTCGTGCTCGGTGGTCCGTCCCGGATCGGCAAGGACAACGAGTTCTTCCCGTTCGCCGTGATCGGCGGGAAAACCCAGGACCTCAAGTACGAGGGCGAGCCGACCTACCTCGAAATCGGCGACCGCAATGTTTTCCGCGAGAACACGACCGTTCACCGCGGCACTCACGCCCATACTCCGACGCGGATCGGCAGCGATAACCTGTTCCTCTGCTACTCGCACGTCGCCCACGACTGCCAGCTGGGGAACCACATCATTCTCTCCAACAACGGCACCCTCGCCGGTCACGTGGAAGTGGCAGACCACGCGATCGTCTCCGGTCTCGCGGCCATCCACCAGTTCTGCCGGATCGGTTGCCACTCGATCATCGGCGGCTGCGCGAAGATCGTGCAGGACGTGCCGCCCTACATGATCGTCGATGGCAATCCCGGTGCGACCCGCGGGCTCAATCTCGTCGGCCTACAGCGTCGCGGATTTTCCGAGGACGACATCAAGGCGCTCAAGAAGGCCTACAAGAAGCTCTTCCTCAAGAAGGACGGCAACCTCGCGAACCTGCTCAGCTCGCTGAAAGCGGATCGCCCCGCGAACTCCGAGCCGGTGAAGCACCTGATCGAGTTCATCGAGCGCTCGCAGCGGGGGATCTCGCGGTAG
- a CDS encoding HIT domain-containing protein, which translates to MAGDFYCDSVLSGRVPVTVVAETDRVLAFEHTRPTWEMHVVIIPKQHIARLVDVTDSTLLSELLEVAVSIIRERGLAETNYKIITNGGSYQSTPHLHIHLVSGVPLDPANPAQAGEMTV; encoded by the coding sequence GTGGCTGGCGACTTCTACTGCGACTCCGTTCTGAGCGGCCGTGTCCCCGTCACCGTGGTGGCGGAGACGGACCGGGTGCTTGCCTTCGAGCACACCCGGCCGACTTGGGAGATGCACGTGGTGATCATCCCGAAGCAGCACATCGCGCGGCTGGTCGATGTGACCGATTCGACGTTGCTTTCGGAGCTTCTCGAGGTCGCGGTGTCGATCATCCGCGAACGCGGGCTTGCGGAGACGAACTACAAGATCATCACGAATGGCGGCAGCTATCAGAGCACGCCACACTTGCATATCCATCTGGTTTCCGGGGTTCCACTCGATCCGGCCAATCCCGCTCAGGCAGGCGAGATGACGGTCTAA
- a CDS encoding Uma2 family endonuclease: MTALAKASPLSIADYLAGEEVSDVKHEYIGGTVHAMAGATNRHNVIATDALVLLAVQLRGKPCQPFNGDTKVRIEFPDHTRFYYPDAMVVCHPNPATDHFQDQPVVVIEVLSESTRRADLGEKRDAYLTVSSLKVLLLVEPDGASVTAYRRRSEGGFAVEHYDGLEAAVPLPEIEASLPLAELYARAEIEG; this comes from the coding sequence ATGACCGCTCTCGCGAAAGCATCGCCTCTTTCAATCGCTGACTACCTTGCCGGCGAGGAAGTCAGCGATGTGAAGCACGAGTATATCGGCGGCACGGTTCACGCCATGGCTGGCGCGACGAACCGGCACAATGTCATCGCCACCGATGCCCTTGTTCTCCTCGCCGTCCAGCTCCGGGGCAAGCCCTGCCAGCCTTTCAACGGCGACACCAAAGTTCGCATCGAGTTCCCCGATCACACCCGCTTTTACTATCCTGACGCGATGGTCGTCTGCCACCCCAACCCGGCAACCGACCACTTCCAAGACCAACCGGTAGTCGTGATCGAAGTCCTAAGTGAATCGACTCGCCGCGCTGATCTTGGCGAGAAGCGTGACGCTTACCTGACCGTCTCCTCACTCAAGGTTCTACTTCTCGTCGAGCCCGACGGGGCATCGGTCACAGCCTACCGCCGCCGTTCCGAAGGCGGATTTGCCGTAGAGCATTACGACGGTCTGGAGGCTGCCGTTCCCCTACCGGAAATCGAAGCCTCGCTGCCGCTGGCCGAACTCTATGCACGAGCGGAAATCGAGGGTTGA
- a CDS encoding fumarate hydratase, with product MSEFVYQDPFPLGPDTTEYECLTTEHVSVSEFEGKPVLKVAPEGLALLANEAMKAINFTLRPSHLAQVAAILDDPEATENDRMVALMLLKNAEIAAKGILPACQDTGTATVVGKKGQQVWTGCDDAEWLSKGIHKTYQEENLRYSQTAPLTMYDEANTKTNLPAQIDLYASDGDAYKFLFVSKGGGSANKTFLYQETKALLNPKRLKEFCVEKMRSLGTAACPPYHLAIVIGGTSAETCLKTVKMASTRYYDALPTSGNIQGQAFRDLELEKELLGLAQQIGIGAQFGGKYFALDVRVVRLPRHGASCPVGIGVSCSADRQAKAKITKDGIFLEKLEKNPGRFIPEKYRDWKFKGVEIDLDQGMEKTLATLSKYPVTTAVSLSGTIIVARDIAHAKLKEVLDETGDLPAYIKDYPVYYAGPAKTPAGYPSGSFGPTTAGRMDSYVDLFQSHGGSKVMLAKGNRSQAVTDACKAHGGFYLGSAGGPAALLAKEHIKSQEVVEYPELGMEAVWKIRVENFPAFILVDDKGNDFFKKINECPVCV from the coding sequence ATGTCCGAATTCGTCTATCAGGATCCCTTCCCGCTCGGTCCCGACACGACCGAGTATGAGTGCCTCACCACGGAGCACGTGTCGGTCTCGGAATTCGAAGGGAAGCCGGTCCTGAAGGTCGCGCCGGAAGGTCTCGCGCTGCTTGCGAACGAGGCGATGAAGGCGATCAATTTCACGCTGCGTCCGAGTCACCTCGCGCAGGTCGCCGCGATCCTCGATGACCCCGAGGCGACTGAGAACGACCGCATGGTCGCGCTGATGCTGCTGAAGAATGCAGAGATCGCTGCCAAGGGCATCCTCCCCGCTTGCCAGGACACCGGCACCGCGACAGTCGTCGGCAAGAAGGGCCAGCAGGTGTGGACTGGCTGTGATGACGCCGAGTGGCTGTCGAAGGGCATTCACAAGACGTATCAGGAGGAAAACCTGCGCTACTCGCAGACTGCCCCGCTCACGATGTATGACGAGGCGAATACCAAGACGAACCTGCCGGCGCAGATCGACCTCTATGCCTCCGACGGTGACGCCTACAAATTCCTCTTCGTCAGCAAGGGCGGCGGCTCGGCCAACAAGACTTTCCTCTATCAGGAGACGAAGGCGCTGCTGAATCCGAAACGCCTGAAGGAATTCTGCGTCGAGAAGATGCGCTCGCTGGGCACGGCTGCCTGCCCGCCGTATCACCTCGCGATCGTCATCGGTGGCACTTCGGCGGAGACCTGCCTGAAAACGGTGAAGATGGCTTCGACGCGCTACTATGATGCACTGCCGACCTCCGGCAATATCCAAGGCCAGGCATTCCGCGATCTGGAGCTGGAGAAGGAGCTGTTAGGATTGGCACAGCAGATTGGAATCGGCGCGCAATTCGGCGGGAAATACTTCGCGCTGGATGTCCGCGTGGTGCGACTGCCGCGCCACGGTGCCTCCTGTCCGGTCGGCATCGGCGTCTCCTGCTCCGCCGACCGCCAGGCGAAAGCGAAGATCACCAAGGACGGGATCTTCCTTGAGAAGCTGGAGAAGAACCCCGGCCGCTTCATCCCGGAGAAGTATCGCGACTGGAAATTCAAGGGCGTGGAGATCGACCTCGATCAGGGCATGGAGAAGACCCTCGCCACGCTGAGCAAGTACCCGGTCACCACCGCGGTCTCACTGAGCGGCACCATCATCGTCGCCCGCGATATCGCCCACGCGAAGCTCAAGGAAGTCCTCGATGAAACCGGCGACTTGCCCGCCTATATCAAGGACTACCCGGTCTACTACGCCGGCCCGGCCAAGACTCCCGCGGGCTATCCGTCAGGCTCCTTCGGGCCGACCACCGCAGGCCGCATGGACTCCTACGTGGATCTCTTCCAAAGCCACGGCGGCTCGAAGGTGATGCTCGCCAAGGGCAACCGCTCGCAGGCCGTGACCGATGCCTGCAAGGCCCACGGCGGCTTCTACCTCGGCTCCGCTGGCGGCCCCGCCGCCCTGCTCGCGAAGGAACACATCAAGAGCCAGGAAGTCGTCGAGTATCCCGAGCTCGGTATGGAAGCCGTGTGGAAGATCCGCGTGGAGAACTTCCCCGCCTTCATTCTCGTGGATGACAAGGGCAACGACTTCTTCAAAAAGATCAACGAGTGCCCGGTGTGCGTGTGA